In Bos indicus isolate NIAB-ARS_2022 breed Sahiwal x Tharparkar chromosome 19, NIAB-ARS_B.indTharparkar_mat_pri_1.0, whole genome shotgun sequence, the following proteins share a genomic window:
- the DVL2 gene encoding segment polarity protein dishevelled homolog DVL-2 isoform X3: MAGSGAGGGGVGETKVIYHLDEEETPYLVKIPVPAERITLGDFKSVLQRPAGAKYFFKSMDQDFGVVKEEISDDNARLPCFNGRVVSWLVSSDNPQPEMAPPAHEPRTDLAPPPPPLPPLPPERTSGIGDSRPPSFHPNVSSSRENLEPETETESVVSLRRERPRRRDSTGGHRPSGPSRLERHLAGYESSSTLMTSELESTSLGDSDEDDTMSSRFSSSTEQSSASRLLKRHRRRRKQRPPRLERASSFSSVTDSTMSLNIITVTLNMEKYNFLGISIVGQSNERGDGGIYIGSIMKGGAVAADGRIEPGDMLLQVNDMNFENMSNDDAVRVLRDIVHKPGPIVLTVAKCWDPSPQAYFTLPRNEPIQPIDPAAWVSHSAALTGTFPAYPGSSSMSTITSGSSLPDGCEGRGLSIHTDMASVTKAMAAPESGLEVRDRMWLKITIPNAFLGSDVVDWLYHHVEGFPERREARKYASGLLKAGLIRHTVNKITFSEQCYYVFGDLSGGCESCECPCPGPDLVNLSLNDNDGSSGASDQDTLAPLPGATPWPLLPTFSYQYPAPHPYSPQPPPYHELSSYTYGGGSASSQHSEGSRSSGSTRSDGGAGRTGRPEDRAPESKSGSGSESEPSSRGGSLRRGGEPGGTGDGGPPPSRGSSGGAPNLRAHPGLHPYGPPPGMALPYNPMMVVMMPPPPPPVPPAVQPPGAPPVRDLGSVPPELTASRQSFHMAMGNPSEFFVDVM, translated from the exons ATGGCGGGCAGCGGCGCGGGGGGCGGTGGTGTTGGGGAGACGAAGGTAATTTACCACCTGGATGAAGAAGAGACTCCCTATCTGGTGAAGATCCCCGTCCCCGCCGAGCGCATCACCCTTGGCGATTTCAAGAGCGTCTTGCAGCGGCCCGCGGGCGCCAAGTACTTTTTCAAGTCTATGGATCAGGATTTCGG GGTGGTGAAGGAAGAGATTTCAGATGACAATGCCCGCCTTCCCTGCTTCAATGGAAGGGTAGTATCCTGG CTAGTGTCATCAGATAACCCCCAACCTGAGATGGCGCCCCCAGCCCACGAGCCTCGGACAGACCTGgcgcctccacccccacctctgccccctcTGCCCCCAGAGAGGACCAGTGGCATTGGGGACTCCAGGCCTCCATCTTTCCA CCCTAACGTGTCCAGCAGCCGGGAAAACCTGGAGCCCgagacagaaacagagtcagTGGTGTCTCTGAGGCGGGAGCGGCCTCGCAGGCGAGACAGCA CGGGAGGCCACAGGCCCAGCGGCCCCTCCAGGCTGGAGCGCCACCTGGCGGGGTACGAGAGCtcctccaccctcatgaccagTGAGCTGGAGAGCACCAGCCTGGGGGACTCGGACGAGGACGACACCATGAGCAG CAGGTTCAGCAGCTCCACAGAGCAGAGCAGCGCCTCCCGCCTCCTCAAGCGCCACCGGCGGCGAAGGAAACAGCGGCCACCCCGCCTGGAGAGG GCCTCATCCTTCAGCAGTGTCACAGATTCCACCATGTCTCTCAACATCATCACAGTCACGCTCAACATGG AAAAGTACAATTTCCTGGGCATCTCTATTGTGGGCCAGAGCAATGAGAGGGGAGACGGTGGCATCTACATTGGCTCCATCATGAAAGGTGGGGCTGTGGCGGCTGATGGGCGCATCGAACCTGGGGACATGCTTTTGCAG GTGAACGACATGAACTTTGAGAATATGAGCAATGATGATGCGGTGCGGGTGCTGAGGGACATCGTGCACAAGCCAGG CCCCATTGTGCTGACGGTGGCCAAGTGCTGGGATCCCTCTCCCCAGGCCTACTTCACTCTCCCCCGAA ATGAGCCCATCCAGCCGATCGACCCTGCTGCCTGGGTCTCACACTCTGCTGCCCTGACTGGCACCTTCCCAGCTTatccaggctcctcatccatgagTACCATCACCTCTGGATCCTCTCTTCCTGATG GCTGTGAGGGCCGGGGTCTCTCTATCCACACAGACATGGCGTCTGTGACCAAGGCCATGGCTGCTCCAGAATCGGGACTGGAAGTTCGGGACCGCATGTGGCTCAAGATCACCATCCCTAACGCCTTCCTGG GCTCGGATGTGGTGGACTGGCTGTACCATCACGTGGAGGGCTTTCCGGAGCGGCGGGAGGCCCGGAAGTACGCCAGTGGGCTACTCAAGGCGGGCCTCATCCGGCACACTGTGAACAAGATCACCTTCTCTGAGCAGTGCTATTACGTCTTCGGAGACCTCAGTGGTGGCTGTGAGAGCTGTGAGTGCCCCTGTCCCGGCCCAG ACTTAGTCAACTTATCTCTTAATGACAATGATGGCTCCAGTGGTGCTTCGGACCAGGATACTTTGGCTCCTCTGCCTGGGGCCACCCCCTGGCCCCTATTGCCCACTTTCTCATACCAGTACCCAGCCCCACACCCATACAGTCCTCAGCCCCCACCCTACCACGAGCTCTCGTCCTACACCTATGGCGGAGGCAGTGCCAGCAGCCAGCACAGCGAGG ggAGCCGGAGCAGTGGGTCGACGCGGAGCGATGGGGGGGCGGGGCGCACGGGGAGGCCTGAGGATCGGGCCCCTGAGTCCAAGTCCGGCAGTGGCAGTGAGTCTGAGCCTTCCAGCCGGGGCGGCAGCCTTCGACGGGGTGGGGAACCTGGTGGGACTGGTGATGGGGGCCCTCCCCCATCCAGGGGCTCATCAGGGGGTGCTCCCAATCTCCGAGCCCACCCGGGGCTGCATCCCTATGGCCCACCTCCTGGTATGGCCCTCCCTTATAACCCCATGATGGTGGTCATGAtgccgccgcccccaccccctgtcCCTCCAGCAGTGCAGCCTCCAGGGGCCCCTCCAGTCCGAGACCTGGGCTCTGTGCCCCCAGAGTTGACCGCCAGCCGCCAAAGTTTCCACATGGCCATGGGCAACCCCAGTGAGTTCTTTGTGGATGTCATGTAG
- the DVL2 gene encoding segment polarity protein dishevelled homolog DVL-2 isoform X2: MAGSGAGGGGVGETKVIYHLDEEETPYLVKIPVPAERITLGDFKSVLQRPAGAKYFFKSMDQDFGVVKEEISDDNARLPCFNGRVVSWLVSSDNPQPEMAPPAHEPRTDLAPPPPPLPPLPPERTSGIGDSRPPSFHPNVSSSRENLEPETETESVVSLRRERPRRRDSSEHGAGGHRPSGPSRLERHLAGYESSSTLMTSELESTSLGDSDEDDTMSRFSSSTEQSSASRLLKRHRRRRKQRPPRLERASSFSSVTDSTMSLNIITVTLNMEKYNFLGISIVGQSNERGDGGIYIGSIMKGGAVAADGRIEPGDMLLQVNDMNFENMSNDDAVRVLRDIVHKPGPIVLTVAKCWDPSPQAYFTLPRNEPIQPIDPAAWVSHSAALTGTFPAYPGSSSMSTITSGSSLPDGCEGRGLSIHTDMASVTKAMAAPESGLEVRDRMWLKITIPNAFLGSDVVDWLYHHVEGFPERREARKYASGLLKAGLIRHTVNKITFSEQCYYVFGDLSGGCESCECPCPGPDLVNLSLNDNDGSSGASDQDTLAPLPGATPWPLLPTFSYQYPAPHPYSPQPPPYHELSSYTYGGGSASSQHSEGSRSSGSTRSDGGAGRTGRPEDRAPESKSGSGSESEPSSRGGSLRRGGEPGGTGDGGPPPSRGSSGGAPNLRAHPGLHPYGPPPGMALPYNPMMVVMMPPPPPPVPPAVQPPGAPPVRDLGSVPPELTASRQSFHMAMGNPSEFFVDVM; this comes from the exons ATGGCGGGCAGCGGCGCGGGGGGCGGTGGTGTTGGGGAGACGAAGGTAATTTACCACCTGGATGAAGAAGAGACTCCCTATCTGGTGAAGATCCCCGTCCCCGCCGAGCGCATCACCCTTGGCGATTTCAAGAGCGTCTTGCAGCGGCCCGCGGGCGCCAAGTACTTTTTCAAGTCTATGGATCAGGATTTCGG GGTGGTGAAGGAAGAGATTTCAGATGACAATGCCCGCCTTCCCTGCTTCAATGGAAGGGTAGTATCCTGG CTAGTGTCATCAGATAACCCCCAACCTGAGATGGCGCCCCCAGCCCACGAGCCTCGGACAGACCTGgcgcctccacccccacctctgccccctcTGCCCCCAGAGAGGACCAGTGGCATTGGGGACTCCAGGCCTCCATCTTTCCA CCCTAACGTGTCCAGCAGCCGGGAAAACCTGGAGCCCgagacagaaacagagtcagTGGTGTCTCTGAGGCGGGAGCGGCCTCGCAGGCGAGACAGCAGTGAGCATGGCG CGGGAGGCCACAGGCCCAGCGGCCCCTCCAGGCTGGAGCGCCACCTGGCGGGGTACGAGAGCtcctccaccctcatgaccagTGAGCTGGAGAGCACCAGCCTGGGGGACTCGGACGAGGACGACACCATGAGCAG GTTCAGCAGCTCCACAGAGCAGAGCAGCGCCTCCCGCCTCCTCAAGCGCCACCGGCGGCGAAGGAAACAGCGGCCACCCCGCCTGGAGAGG GCCTCATCCTTCAGCAGTGTCACAGATTCCACCATGTCTCTCAACATCATCACAGTCACGCTCAACATGG AAAAGTACAATTTCCTGGGCATCTCTATTGTGGGCCAGAGCAATGAGAGGGGAGACGGTGGCATCTACATTGGCTCCATCATGAAAGGTGGGGCTGTGGCGGCTGATGGGCGCATCGAACCTGGGGACATGCTTTTGCAG GTGAACGACATGAACTTTGAGAATATGAGCAATGATGATGCGGTGCGGGTGCTGAGGGACATCGTGCACAAGCCAGG CCCCATTGTGCTGACGGTGGCCAAGTGCTGGGATCCCTCTCCCCAGGCCTACTTCACTCTCCCCCGAA ATGAGCCCATCCAGCCGATCGACCCTGCTGCCTGGGTCTCACACTCTGCTGCCCTGACTGGCACCTTCCCAGCTTatccaggctcctcatccatgagTACCATCACCTCTGGATCCTCTCTTCCTGATG GCTGTGAGGGCCGGGGTCTCTCTATCCACACAGACATGGCGTCTGTGACCAAGGCCATGGCTGCTCCAGAATCGGGACTGGAAGTTCGGGACCGCATGTGGCTCAAGATCACCATCCCTAACGCCTTCCTGG GCTCGGATGTGGTGGACTGGCTGTACCATCACGTGGAGGGCTTTCCGGAGCGGCGGGAGGCCCGGAAGTACGCCAGTGGGCTACTCAAGGCGGGCCTCATCCGGCACACTGTGAACAAGATCACCTTCTCTGAGCAGTGCTATTACGTCTTCGGAGACCTCAGTGGTGGCTGTGAGAGCTGTGAGTGCCCCTGTCCCGGCCCAG ACTTAGTCAACTTATCTCTTAATGACAATGATGGCTCCAGTGGTGCTTCGGACCAGGATACTTTGGCTCCTCTGCCTGGGGCCACCCCCTGGCCCCTATTGCCCACTTTCTCATACCAGTACCCAGCCCCACACCCATACAGTCCTCAGCCCCCACCCTACCACGAGCTCTCGTCCTACACCTATGGCGGAGGCAGTGCCAGCAGCCAGCACAGCGAGG ggAGCCGGAGCAGTGGGTCGACGCGGAGCGATGGGGGGGCGGGGCGCACGGGGAGGCCTGAGGATCGGGCCCCTGAGTCCAAGTCCGGCAGTGGCAGTGAGTCTGAGCCTTCCAGCCGGGGCGGCAGCCTTCGACGGGGTGGGGAACCTGGTGGGACTGGTGATGGGGGCCCTCCCCCATCCAGGGGCTCATCAGGGGGTGCTCCCAATCTCCGAGCCCACCCGGGGCTGCATCCCTATGGCCCACCTCCTGGTATGGCCCTCCCTTATAACCCCATGATGGTGGTCATGAtgccgccgcccccaccccctgtcCCTCCAGCAGTGCAGCCTCCAGGGGCCCCTCCAGTCCGAGACCTGGGCTCTGTGCCCCCAGAGTTGACCGCCAGCCGCCAAAGTTTCCACATGGCCATGGGCAACCCCAGTGAGTTCTTTGTGGATGTCATGTAG
- the DVL2 gene encoding segment polarity protein dishevelled homolog DVL-2 isoform X1, which yields MAGSGAGGGGVGETKVIYHLDEEETPYLVKIPVPAERITLGDFKSVLQRPAGAKYFFKSMDQDFGVVKEEISDDNARLPCFNGRVVSWLVSSDNPQPEMAPPAHEPRTDLAPPPPPLPPLPPERTSGIGDSRPPSFHPNVSSSRENLEPETETESVVSLRRERPRRRDSSEHGAGGHRPSGPSRLERHLAGYESSSTLMTSELESTSLGDSDEDDTMSSRFSSSTEQSSASRLLKRHRRRRKQRPPRLERASSFSSVTDSTMSLNIITVTLNMEKYNFLGISIVGQSNERGDGGIYIGSIMKGGAVAADGRIEPGDMLLQVNDMNFENMSNDDAVRVLRDIVHKPGPIVLTVAKCWDPSPQAYFTLPRNEPIQPIDPAAWVSHSAALTGTFPAYPGSSSMSTITSGSSLPDGCEGRGLSIHTDMASVTKAMAAPESGLEVRDRMWLKITIPNAFLGSDVVDWLYHHVEGFPERREARKYASGLLKAGLIRHTVNKITFSEQCYYVFGDLSGGCESCECPCPGPDLVNLSLNDNDGSSGASDQDTLAPLPGATPWPLLPTFSYQYPAPHPYSPQPPPYHELSSYTYGGGSASSQHSEGSRSSGSTRSDGGAGRTGRPEDRAPESKSGSGSESEPSSRGGSLRRGGEPGGTGDGGPPPSRGSSGGAPNLRAHPGLHPYGPPPGMALPYNPMMVVMMPPPPPPVPPAVQPPGAPPVRDLGSVPPELTASRQSFHMAMGNPSEFFVDVM from the exons ATGGCGGGCAGCGGCGCGGGGGGCGGTGGTGTTGGGGAGACGAAGGTAATTTACCACCTGGATGAAGAAGAGACTCCCTATCTGGTGAAGATCCCCGTCCCCGCCGAGCGCATCACCCTTGGCGATTTCAAGAGCGTCTTGCAGCGGCCCGCGGGCGCCAAGTACTTTTTCAAGTCTATGGATCAGGATTTCGG GGTGGTGAAGGAAGAGATTTCAGATGACAATGCCCGCCTTCCCTGCTTCAATGGAAGGGTAGTATCCTGG CTAGTGTCATCAGATAACCCCCAACCTGAGATGGCGCCCCCAGCCCACGAGCCTCGGACAGACCTGgcgcctccacccccacctctgccccctcTGCCCCCAGAGAGGACCAGTGGCATTGGGGACTCCAGGCCTCCATCTTTCCA CCCTAACGTGTCCAGCAGCCGGGAAAACCTGGAGCCCgagacagaaacagagtcagTGGTGTCTCTGAGGCGGGAGCGGCCTCGCAGGCGAGACAGCAGTGAGCATGGCG CGGGAGGCCACAGGCCCAGCGGCCCCTCCAGGCTGGAGCGCCACCTGGCGGGGTACGAGAGCtcctccaccctcatgaccagTGAGCTGGAGAGCACCAGCCTGGGGGACTCGGACGAGGACGACACCATGAGCAG CAGGTTCAGCAGCTCCACAGAGCAGAGCAGCGCCTCCCGCCTCCTCAAGCGCCACCGGCGGCGAAGGAAACAGCGGCCACCCCGCCTGGAGAGG GCCTCATCCTTCAGCAGTGTCACAGATTCCACCATGTCTCTCAACATCATCACAGTCACGCTCAACATGG AAAAGTACAATTTCCTGGGCATCTCTATTGTGGGCCAGAGCAATGAGAGGGGAGACGGTGGCATCTACATTGGCTCCATCATGAAAGGTGGGGCTGTGGCGGCTGATGGGCGCATCGAACCTGGGGACATGCTTTTGCAG GTGAACGACATGAACTTTGAGAATATGAGCAATGATGATGCGGTGCGGGTGCTGAGGGACATCGTGCACAAGCCAGG CCCCATTGTGCTGACGGTGGCCAAGTGCTGGGATCCCTCTCCCCAGGCCTACTTCACTCTCCCCCGAA ATGAGCCCATCCAGCCGATCGACCCTGCTGCCTGGGTCTCACACTCTGCTGCCCTGACTGGCACCTTCCCAGCTTatccaggctcctcatccatgagTACCATCACCTCTGGATCCTCTCTTCCTGATG GCTGTGAGGGCCGGGGTCTCTCTATCCACACAGACATGGCGTCTGTGACCAAGGCCATGGCTGCTCCAGAATCGGGACTGGAAGTTCGGGACCGCATGTGGCTCAAGATCACCATCCCTAACGCCTTCCTGG GCTCGGATGTGGTGGACTGGCTGTACCATCACGTGGAGGGCTTTCCGGAGCGGCGGGAGGCCCGGAAGTACGCCAGTGGGCTACTCAAGGCGGGCCTCATCCGGCACACTGTGAACAAGATCACCTTCTCTGAGCAGTGCTATTACGTCTTCGGAGACCTCAGTGGTGGCTGTGAGAGCTGTGAGTGCCCCTGTCCCGGCCCAG ACTTAGTCAACTTATCTCTTAATGACAATGATGGCTCCAGTGGTGCTTCGGACCAGGATACTTTGGCTCCTCTGCCTGGGGCCACCCCCTGGCCCCTATTGCCCACTTTCTCATACCAGTACCCAGCCCCACACCCATACAGTCCTCAGCCCCCACCCTACCACGAGCTCTCGTCCTACACCTATGGCGGAGGCAGTGCCAGCAGCCAGCACAGCGAGG ggAGCCGGAGCAGTGGGTCGACGCGGAGCGATGGGGGGGCGGGGCGCACGGGGAGGCCTGAGGATCGGGCCCCTGAGTCCAAGTCCGGCAGTGGCAGTGAGTCTGAGCCTTCCAGCCGGGGCGGCAGCCTTCGACGGGGTGGGGAACCTGGTGGGACTGGTGATGGGGGCCCTCCCCCATCCAGGGGCTCATCAGGGGGTGCTCCCAATCTCCGAGCCCACCCGGGGCTGCATCCCTATGGCCCACCTCCTGGTATGGCCCTCCCTTATAACCCCATGATGGTGGTCATGAtgccgccgcccccaccccctgtcCCTCCAGCAGTGCAGCCTCCAGGGGCCCCTCCAGTCCGAGACCTGGGCTCTGTGCCCCCAGAGTTGACCGCCAGCCGCCAAAGTTTCCACATGGCCATGGGCAACCCCAGTGAGTTCTTTGTGGATGTCATGTAG
- the DVL2 gene encoding segment polarity protein dishevelled homolog DVL-2 isoform X4 produces the protein MAGSGAGGGGVGETKVIYHLDEEETPYLVKIPVPAERITLGDFKSVLQRPAGAKYFFKSMDQDFGVVKEEISDDNARLPCFNGRVVSWLVSSDNPQPEMAPPAHEPRTDLAPPPPPLPPLPPERTSGIGDSRPPSFHPNVSSSRENLEPETETESVVSLRRERPRRRDSTGGHRPSGPSRLERHLAGYESSSTLMTSELESTSLGDSDEDDTMSRFSSSTEQSSASRLLKRHRRRRKQRPPRLERASSFSSVTDSTMSLNIITVTLNMEKYNFLGISIVGQSNERGDGGIYIGSIMKGGAVAADGRIEPGDMLLQVNDMNFENMSNDDAVRVLRDIVHKPGPIVLTVAKCWDPSPQAYFTLPRNEPIQPIDPAAWVSHSAALTGTFPAYPGSSSMSTITSGSSLPDGCEGRGLSIHTDMASVTKAMAAPESGLEVRDRMWLKITIPNAFLGSDVVDWLYHHVEGFPERREARKYASGLLKAGLIRHTVNKITFSEQCYYVFGDLSGGCESCECPCPGPDLVNLSLNDNDGSSGASDQDTLAPLPGATPWPLLPTFSYQYPAPHPYSPQPPPYHELSSYTYGGGSASSQHSEGSRSSGSTRSDGGAGRTGRPEDRAPESKSGSGSESEPSSRGGSLRRGGEPGGTGDGGPPPSRGSSGGAPNLRAHPGLHPYGPPPGMALPYNPMMVVMMPPPPPPVPPAVQPPGAPPVRDLGSVPPELTASRQSFHMAMGNPSEFFVDVM, from the exons ATGGCGGGCAGCGGCGCGGGGGGCGGTGGTGTTGGGGAGACGAAGGTAATTTACCACCTGGATGAAGAAGAGACTCCCTATCTGGTGAAGATCCCCGTCCCCGCCGAGCGCATCACCCTTGGCGATTTCAAGAGCGTCTTGCAGCGGCCCGCGGGCGCCAAGTACTTTTTCAAGTCTATGGATCAGGATTTCGG GGTGGTGAAGGAAGAGATTTCAGATGACAATGCCCGCCTTCCCTGCTTCAATGGAAGGGTAGTATCCTGG CTAGTGTCATCAGATAACCCCCAACCTGAGATGGCGCCCCCAGCCCACGAGCCTCGGACAGACCTGgcgcctccacccccacctctgccccctcTGCCCCCAGAGAGGACCAGTGGCATTGGGGACTCCAGGCCTCCATCTTTCCA CCCTAACGTGTCCAGCAGCCGGGAAAACCTGGAGCCCgagacagaaacagagtcagTGGTGTCTCTGAGGCGGGAGCGGCCTCGCAGGCGAGACAGCA CGGGAGGCCACAGGCCCAGCGGCCCCTCCAGGCTGGAGCGCCACCTGGCGGGGTACGAGAGCtcctccaccctcatgaccagTGAGCTGGAGAGCACCAGCCTGGGGGACTCGGACGAGGACGACACCATGAGCAG GTTCAGCAGCTCCACAGAGCAGAGCAGCGCCTCCCGCCTCCTCAAGCGCCACCGGCGGCGAAGGAAACAGCGGCCACCCCGCCTGGAGAGG GCCTCATCCTTCAGCAGTGTCACAGATTCCACCATGTCTCTCAACATCATCACAGTCACGCTCAACATGG AAAAGTACAATTTCCTGGGCATCTCTATTGTGGGCCAGAGCAATGAGAGGGGAGACGGTGGCATCTACATTGGCTCCATCATGAAAGGTGGGGCTGTGGCGGCTGATGGGCGCATCGAACCTGGGGACATGCTTTTGCAG GTGAACGACATGAACTTTGAGAATATGAGCAATGATGATGCGGTGCGGGTGCTGAGGGACATCGTGCACAAGCCAGG CCCCATTGTGCTGACGGTGGCCAAGTGCTGGGATCCCTCTCCCCAGGCCTACTTCACTCTCCCCCGAA ATGAGCCCATCCAGCCGATCGACCCTGCTGCCTGGGTCTCACACTCTGCTGCCCTGACTGGCACCTTCCCAGCTTatccaggctcctcatccatgagTACCATCACCTCTGGATCCTCTCTTCCTGATG GCTGTGAGGGCCGGGGTCTCTCTATCCACACAGACATGGCGTCTGTGACCAAGGCCATGGCTGCTCCAGAATCGGGACTGGAAGTTCGGGACCGCATGTGGCTCAAGATCACCATCCCTAACGCCTTCCTGG GCTCGGATGTGGTGGACTGGCTGTACCATCACGTGGAGGGCTTTCCGGAGCGGCGGGAGGCCCGGAAGTACGCCAGTGGGCTACTCAAGGCGGGCCTCATCCGGCACACTGTGAACAAGATCACCTTCTCTGAGCAGTGCTATTACGTCTTCGGAGACCTCAGTGGTGGCTGTGAGAGCTGTGAGTGCCCCTGTCCCGGCCCAG ACTTAGTCAACTTATCTCTTAATGACAATGATGGCTCCAGTGGTGCTTCGGACCAGGATACTTTGGCTCCTCTGCCTGGGGCCACCCCCTGGCCCCTATTGCCCACTTTCTCATACCAGTACCCAGCCCCACACCCATACAGTCCTCAGCCCCCACCCTACCACGAGCTCTCGTCCTACACCTATGGCGGAGGCAGTGCCAGCAGCCAGCACAGCGAGG ggAGCCGGAGCAGTGGGTCGACGCGGAGCGATGGGGGGGCGGGGCGCACGGGGAGGCCTGAGGATCGGGCCCCTGAGTCCAAGTCCGGCAGTGGCAGTGAGTCTGAGCCTTCCAGCCGGGGCGGCAGCCTTCGACGGGGTGGGGAACCTGGTGGGACTGGTGATGGGGGCCCTCCCCCATCCAGGGGCTCATCAGGGGGTGCTCCCAATCTCCGAGCCCACCCGGGGCTGCATCCCTATGGCCCACCTCCTGGTATGGCCCTCCCTTATAACCCCATGATGGTGGTCATGAtgccgccgcccccaccccctgtcCCTCCAGCAGTGCAGCCTCCAGGGGCCCCTCCAGTCCGAGACCTGGGCTCTGTGCCCCCAGAGTTGACCGCCAGCCGCCAAAGTTTCCACATGGCCATGGGCAACCCCAGTGAGTTCTTTGTGGATGTCATGTAG